The Amycolatopsis mongoliensis genome includes a window with the following:
- a CDS encoding alpha/beta hydrolase family protein — MKQLMFPEDPQFWFETLRLFSHAAYGGSDFGEVVAAASRVTAGDYDSWHDAYRALADRLYAEAADAGPVTARDLLLRASTYYFSAEFFLHGDPADPRTAAAYDRSVECFRRAGVAEPVEIPYEGTVLRGYFYRAPGAGPKPLLIMHSGFDGSAEELHFMGASAGAERGYHVLTFDGPGQPSALRREKLVFRPDWEHVVTPVVDFALGLDGVDPSRIALLGVSLGGMLAPRAAAFEPRLAALVAVDGVYDAGAAVTGLLPWDRAEIVRRAHAAEDPEFDALLLAGRQASPTLRWACDHGRYVMGAATDREFVAKYLEYTLDDGVAEKITCPTLVCEAADDLFFGGETETEPRRLYAHLNAPKTLLTFTAEEGADAHCHVGAQRLAAGRIYDWLDRTS, encoded by the coding sequence ATGAAGCAGCTCATGTTCCCCGAAGACCCCCAGTTCTGGTTCGAGACGCTGCGCCTGTTCAGCCACGCGGCCTATGGTGGCTCGGACTTCGGCGAGGTGGTCGCGGCCGCGTCCCGGGTGACGGCCGGCGACTACGACAGCTGGCACGATGCCTACCGCGCCCTGGCCGACCGGCTGTACGCGGAAGCCGCCGACGCCGGCCCGGTCACCGCGCGGGACCTGCTGCTGCGCGCGTCGACGTACTACTTCTCCGCGGAGTTCTTCCTCCACGGCGACCCGGCGGACCCGCGCACCGCGGCGGCGTACGACCGCAGCGTCGAGTGCTTCCGGCGCGCGGGCGTCGCGGAGCCGGTCGAAATCCCTTACGAGGGAACGGTTCTGCGGGGGTATTTCTACCGCGCGCCGGGTGCCGGCCCGAAGCCGCTGCTGATCATGCACAGCGGCTTCGACGGCAGCGCCGAGGAACTGCACTTCATGGGCGCGAGTGCCGGCGCCGAGCGCGGCTACCACGTCCTGACGTTCGACGGGCCCGGCCAGCCGAGCGCGCTCCGGCGCGAGAAGCTCGTGTTCCGGCCGGACTGGGAGCACGTCGTCACGCCGGTGGTGGACTTCGCGCTCGGGCTCGACGGCGTCGACCCCTCCCGGATCGCCCTGCTCGGGGTCAGCCTCGGCGGCATGCTGGCCCCGCGCGCGGCGGCGTTCGAGCCGCGGCTGGCGGCGCTCGTCGCGGTCGACGGCGTCTACGACGCGGGTGCCGCGGTGACCGGTCTGCTGCCCTGGGACCGGGCGGAAATCGTCCGCCGGGCGCACGCCGCGGAGGACCCCGAGTTCGACGCGTTGCTTCTTGCGGGCCGGCAGGCGAGCCCCACGCTGCGCTGGGCGTGCGACCACGGCCGCTACGTGATGGGCGCGGCGACCGACCGCGAGTTCGTCGCGAAGTACCTCGAATACACGCTCGACGACGGCGTCGCGGAGAAGATCACCTGTCCGACCCTGGTGTGCGAAGCGGCGGACGACCTGTTCTTCGGCGGGGAAACGGAAACCGAGCCGCGCAGGTTGTACGCCCACTTGAACGCCCCGAAGACGCTGCTGACGTTCACGGCGGAGGAGGGCGCCGACGCGCATTGCCACGTCGGCGCCCAGCGGCTCGCGGCGGGCCGGATCTACGACTGGCTGGACCGGACGTCGTAG
- a CDS encoding L-2-amino-thiazoline-4-carboxylic acid hydrolase, translating to MPTDHESETDAVVEAFYEHIGAPIRARHEELVEANRHLEVDEPARHNVRMTLALVAAYEHLEPELGRERAIETIRKAFVEPLGRYVREGTRAMLDAAPDPFEAMVAVAKARESTSFGAGFTFRHPVDDGTRFFQDVHRCHYHDVLVANGAAELTPVMCAFDANWIEAIDPPEHGFRFDRATTIGLGGTHCPFHFSRYDVRSSQS from the coding sequence ATGCCCACCGACCACGAATCCGAGACCGACGCCGTCGTCGAAGCCTTCTACGAGCACATCGGCGCGCCCATCCGGGCCCGCCACGAAGAGCTCGTCGAAGCGAACCGGCACCTCGAAGTCGACGAGCCCGCCCGGCACAACGTCCGGATGACGCTCGCCCTCGTCGCCGCGTACGAGCACCTCGAGCCGGAACTCGGCCGCGAACGGGCGATCGAAACCATCCGGAAGGCCTTCGTCGAACCGCTCGGCCGGTACGTCCGGGAAGGCACCCGCGCGATGCTCGACGCCGCGCCCGATCCCTTCGAAGCCATGGTCGCCGTCGCGAAAGCCCGGGAGAGCACCTCCTTCGGTGCGGGCTTCACCTTCCGGCACCCGGTCGACGACGGAACCCGCTTCTTCCAGGACGTCCACCGCTGCCACTACCACGACGTCCTCGTCGCCAACGGGGCCGCGGAGCTCACCCCGGTGATGTGCGCCTTCGACGCCAACTGGATCGAGGCGATCGACCCGCCCGAACACGGTTTCCGGTTCGACCGGGCCACCACCATCGGCCTGGGCGGCACCCACTGCCCGTTCCACTTCAGCCGCTACGACGTCCGGTCCAGCCAGTCGTAG
- a CDS encoding LysE family translocator, which translates to MTWSTYLGFAGMMAFLAMMPGPDTMIVLKNALTGGARGGGWACAGISIANLLQGTAVALGLGAVITHYQPLFETVKWLGAAYLVFLGVQALRGAWRGNYEALDDVRRARASRARRFREGFLSNITNPKVIVLYLSVLPQFLTPASTFGDSLLLAYTVAALGVVWQVLLLVFVHRVRAWLQRRKVRRAMDGATGMALVGFGAALAFEG; encoded by the coding sequence ATGACGTGGAGCACCTACCTGGGGTTCGCCGGGATGATGGCGTTCCTGGCGATGATGCCGGGCCCGGACACGATGATCGTGCTGAAGAACGCGCTGACCGGGGGCGCCCGGGGCGGCGGCTGGGCGTGCGCCGGGATCAGCATCGCGAACCTCCTGCAGGGCACGGCGGTCGCGCTCGGGCTGGGCGCGGTGATCACGCACTACCAGCCGTTGTTCGAGACGGTGAAGTGGCTGGGTGCGGCCTACCTGGTGTTCTTGGGCGTGCAGGCTCTGCGTGGTGCGTGGCGCGGGAACTACGAGGCCCTGGACGACGTCCGGCGCGCTCGCGCCTCCCGCGCGCGGCGGTTCCGTGAGGGCTTCCTGTCGAACATCACCAACCCGAAGGTGATCGTCCTGTACCTGTCGGTGTTGCCGCAGTTCCTCACGCCGGCGTCGACTTTCGGCGACTCGCTGCTGCTGGCGTACACGGTCGCCGCGCTCGGGGTGGTGTGGCAGGTGCTGCTGCTGGTGTTCGTGCACCGGGTGCGCGCCTGGCTGCAGCGCCGGAAGGTACGCCGCGCGATGGACGGCGCGACGGGCATGGCGCTGGTGGGTTTCGGCGCGGCACTGGCTTTCGAAGGCTGA
- a CDS encoding LysE family translocator, whose protein sequence is MTWSAYGSYLVIVVLIVLAPGPDTMVMLKNALSGGFRGGLLASFGIFTGNAVQGTAAALGLGVVIARSQPLFLALKWVGAAYLVFLGFQALRGAFRGNHDVVEQVQRRRGGGFRRFREGFLSNITNPKVLVLYLSVLPQFLTPQSSIGDSLVLAYTVAVLGVLWLLVLLVFVHRVRAWLGRRRVRRTLDGVTGTALVGFGAALALES, encoded by the coding sequence GTGACGTGGAGTGCTTACGGAAGCTACCTGGTCATCGTGGTCCTGATCGTGCTCGCGCCGGGCCCGGACACGATGGTGATGCTGAAGAACGCGCTGTCCGGCGGGTTCCGCGGCGGGCTGCTCGCCTCGTTCGGCATCTTCACCGGCAACGCCGTCCAGGGCACCGCCGCGGCGCTCGGACTCGGCGTCGTCATCGCGCGGTCGCAGCCGCTGTTCCTCGCGCTCAAGTGGGTCGGCGCGGCCTACCTCGTCTTCCTCGGCTTCCAGGCGCTGCGCGGGGCGTTCCGCGGGAACCACGACGTCGTCGAGCAGGTCCAGCGCCGCCGCGGTGGCGGGTTCCGGCGGTTCCGCGAGGGGTTCCTCTCGAACATCACGAACCCGAAGGTGCTGGTGCTGTACCTGTCCGTGCTGCCGCAGTTCCTGACGCCGCAGTCGAGCATCGGGGACTCGCTGGTGTTGGCGTACACCGTCGCGGTGCTCGGCGTGCTGTGGCTGCTGGTGCTGCTGGTGTTCGTGCACCGCGTCCGCGCGTGGCTGGGCCGCCGCCGGGTGCGCCGTACGCTGGACGGCGTCACCGGCACCGCGCTGGTCGGGTTCGGCGCCGCCCTCGCCCTGGAGTCCTGA
- a CDS encoding YdbT family protein, translating to MLWAGEPVQRPLYVAADGVIAPAGLILAVAALWFLLAKQPSGGAMAGAVVVLLIGLYGAVGRSAVRYLALGRTTYAVTDSRVIARSGLFRLKERASELAGLSAPVLKPGPSRTGTLSFPESGTVTLMGVGEPKRVRDLLTKAIDEAKARQAPPASDASDTSAA from the coding sequence GTGCTCTGGGCGGGAGAGCCGGTCCAGCGCCCGTTGTACGTCGCGGCCGACGGGGTGATCGCCCCTGCCGGACTCATTCTCGCCGTCGCCGCACTCTGGTTCCTGCTCGCGAAGCAGCCCAGCGGGGGCGCCATGGCCGGAGCCGTCGTCGTGCTCTTGATCGGGCTGTACGGCGCCGTCGGCCGGTCCGCCGTCCGGTACCTCGCGCTCGGGCGCACGACGTACGCCGTGACCGACAGCCGGGTCATCGCGCGGTCGGGGTTGTTCCGGCTGAAGGAACGCGCCAGCGAGCTGGCCGGGTTGTCGGCGCCGGTCCTCAAGCCGGGCCCGTCCCGCACCGGCACCCTCTCTTTCCCCGAGTCCGGGACCGTGACGCTGATGGGCGTCGGCGAGCCCAAGCGCGTTCGCGACCTGCTCACCAAGGCCATCGACGAGGCCAAGGCCCGTCAGGCCCCGCCGGCGTCCGACGCGTCGGACACCTCGGCCGCCTGA
- a CDS encoding protein meaA: MPYPTDRERDRPWVMRTYAGHSSAAASNELYRRNLAKGQTGLSVAFDLPTQTGYDPDHQLSRGEVGKVGVPVSHIGDMRRLFDGIPLAEANTSMTINAPAMWLLALYVSVAREQAETEGRDVDEVLAKLTGTTQNDIIKEYLSRGTYIFPPGPSLRLITDMIAWTVHHVPKWNPINICSYHLQEAGATPTQEVAYALCTAIAVLDAVRDSGQVDAADMAKVVARISFFVNAGVRFVEEMSKMRAFTALWDELTRDRYGVTDPKARRLRYGVQVNSLGLTEAQPENNVQRIVLEMLAVSLSRGARARAIQLPAWNEALGLPRPWDQQWALRMQQVLAFETDLLEYEDIFDGSHVIQAKVDEIMAGAREEIARVQELGGAVAAVESGYMKSQLVGSLAEYRRGMENGERVLVGVNKFETTEPSPLQAEGAKAIETIDPAVEKAAVTAIEEWRTQRDNDAVERSLATLKERAQTTENLFEATVDCARAGVTTGEWAGALREVFGEYRAPTGVSAAAASGGDPGIERVRERVRATEAELGERLRILVGKPGLDGHSNGAEQVAVRARDVGFEVVYQGIRLTPEQIVAAAVQEGVHVVGLSVLSGSHLEVVPHVVDGLRAAGAGDVPVIVGGIIPPDDAALLTERGIARVFTPKDYELTEIMDGIVSLVRERHGLS; encoded by the coding sequence GTGCCGTACCCAACGGACCGTGAACGAGACCGACCGTGGGTGATGCGGACCTACGCGGGGCATTCCTCCGCGGCCGCGTCGAACGAGCTCTACCGGCGCAACCTCGCCAAGGGCCAGACCGGCCTTTCGGTCGCCTTCGACCTGCCGACCCAGACCGGCTACGACCCGGACCACCAGCTCTCGCGCGGCGAGGTCGGCAAGGTGGGCGTGCCGGTGTCGCACATCGGCGACATGCGGCGGCTCTTCGACGGCATCCCGCTCGCCGAGGCCAACACGTCGATGACGATCAACGCGCCCGCCATGTGGCTGCTCGCGCTGTACGTCTCCGTGGCGCGCGAGCAGGCCGAAACCGAGGGCCGGGACGTCGACGAAGTCCTCGCGAAGCTCACCGGCACCACGCAGAACGACATCATCAAGGAGTACCTGTCCCGCGGGACCTACATCTTCCCGCCGGGGCCGAGCCTGCGGCTGATCACCGACATGATCGCGTGGACCGTGCACCACGTGCCGAAGTGGAACCCGATCAACATCTGCAGCTACCACCTGCAGGAAGCCGGCGCGACGCCGACGCAGGAGGTCGCCTACGCGCTGTGCACCGCGATCGCCGTGCTCGACGCCGTCCGCGACTCCGGGCAGGTCGACGCGGCCGACATGGCCAAGGTCGTCGCGCGGATCTCGTTCTTCGTCAACGCCGGTGTGCGGTTCGTCGAGGAGATGTCCAAGATGCGCGCGTTCACCGCGCTCTGGGACGAGCTCACCCGGGACCGGTACGGCGTAACGGATCCCAAGGCGCGCCGGCTGCGCTACGGCGTCCAGGTCAACTCGCTGGGCCTCACCGAAGCCCAGCCGGAGAACAACGTCCAGCGGATCGTGCTCGAGATGCTCGCGGTGTCGCTTTCGCGCGGCGCCCGTGCCCGCGCGATCCAGCTGCCCGCCTGGAACGAGGCGCTCGGGCTGCCGCGGCCGTGGGACCAGCAGTGGGCGCTGCGGATGCAGCAGGTGCTCGCGTTCGAGACCGACCTGCTGGAGTACGAGGACATCTTCGACGGCTCGCACGTCATCCAGGCGAAGGTCGACGAGATCATGGCCGGCGCGCGCGAGGAGATCGCCCGCGTGCAGGAGCTCGGCGGCGCGGTCGCCGCCGTCGAAAGCGGCTACATGAAGTCGCAGCTCGTCGGGTCGCTGGCCGAGTACCGCCGGGGCATGGAGAACGGCGAGCGCGTCCTGGTCGGCGTCAACAAGTTCGAGACGACCGAGCCGTCGCCGCTGCAGGCCGAGGGGGCGAAGGCGATCGAGACGATCGATCCCGCCGTCGAGAAGGCCGCCGTCACCGCGATCGAGGAATGGCGCACCCAGCGCGACAACGACGCCGTCGAGCGGTCGCTGGCCACGCTGAAGGAACGCGCGCAGACCACGGAAAACCTCTTCGAGGCCACTGTGGACTGTGCGCGGGCCGGCGTCACCACCGGCGAGTGGGCCGGCGCGCTGCGCGAGGTGTTCGGCGAATACCGGGCGCCCACCGGGGTTTCCGCGGCCGCCGCGAGCGGCGGCGACCCGGGGATCGAGCGGGTGCGCGAACGGGTCCGCGCCACCGAAGCGGAACTCGGCGAACGGCTGCGGATCCTCGTCGGCAAGCCCGGCCTCGACGGGCACTCCAACGGCGCCGAGCAGGTCGCCGTCCGGGCGCGCGACGTCGGGTTCGAGGTCGTCTACCAGGGCATCCGGCTGACACCCGAGCAGATCGTCGCGGCCGCGGTGCAGGAGGGCGTGCACGTCGTCGGGCTCTCGGTGCTGTCCGGCTCGCACCTCGAAGTCGTCCCGCACGTCGTCGACGGCCTGCGCGCCGCGGGCGCGGGGGACGTGCCGGTGATCGTCGGCGGCATCATCCCGCCGGACGACGCCGCGCTGCTGACCGAGCGCGGCATCGCCCGCGTGTTCACGCCGAAGGACTACGAGCTGACCGAAATCATGGACGGCATCGTCAGCCTGGTCCGCGAACGCCACGGCCTCAGCTGA
- a CDS encoding cysteine hydrolase family protein → MTAPALILIDVQRGFDEPRWGPRNNPGAEANMKALLDAWQERRQPVVLVHHDSVKPDSPLRPGQPGNDFKPELDGARPDLVFGKKVNSAFIGDVDLDAWLRKRGITRFVLAGIQTNFCCETTARMGGNLGYDVTFALDATFTFDLPGVDGDVVTADELSRVTAANLANQFATVKSTKEILAGLS, encoded by the coding sequence ATGACCGCACCAGCACTCATCCTGATCGACGTCCAGCGCGGGTTCGACGAGCCCCGCTGGGGACCGCGCAACAACCCCGGCGCCGAAGCGAACATGAAGGCACTCCTCGACGCGTGGCAGGAGCGGCGGCAGCCGGTCGTGCTCGTGCACCACGATTCCGTGAAGCCGGACTCACCCCTGCGGCCGGGTCAGCCGGGGAACGACTTCAAGCCCGAGCTCGACGGCGCGCGCCCGGACCTCGTGTTCGGCAAGAAGGTCAACTCGGCCTTCATCGGCGACGTCGACCTCGACGCGTGGCTGCGCAAGCGCGGCATCACGCGCTTCGTCCTGGCCGGGATCCAGACGAACTTCTGCTGCGAAACCACCGCGCGGATGGGCGGGAACCTCGGCTACGACGTGACTTTCGCGCTCGACGCGACGTTCACCTTCGACCTGCCGGGGGTGGACGGCGACGTCGTCACGGCCGACGAGCTGTCCCGCGTCACGGCGGCGAACCTGGCGAACCAGTTCGCCACCGTGAAGTCCACGAAGGAGATCCTGGCCGGCCTCAGCTGA
- a CDS encoding GlxA family transcriptional regulator translates to MRTIGVLLLPGTRMFDLAVIGEVWGQDRTDSGIGPFTVRLCSPGRVRTAVSPFGDVAATHGLTGLDGCDLVLAPGRDDPLALVPSAAVAALRRAHRAGTTVAGLCSGAFTLAAAGLLDGRPATTHWRDFDALTRVAPRADLRRDVLYTDDGGVLTSAGVVGGLDLCLHLVRRDHGAEVAAALARRLVMPPAREGGQRQYVDNPLPPVAAQPGMASTMDWALARLGSGIGVEDLVGHARMSERTFHREFAAATGVTPGRWLRVQRVRYAQRLLETTELPVERVAQRSGLGTAANLRRRMHAEVGVGPDSYRRTFRSGGVTVGT, encoded by the coding sequence ATGCGCACCATCGGCGTTCTGCTGCTGCCGGGCACCCGGATGTTCGACCTCGCGGTGATCGGCGAGGTCTGGGGCCAGGACCGGACCGACAGCGGGATCGGCCCGTTCACCGTGCGGCTGTGCAGCCCGGGCCGGGTGCGCACCGCGGTGTCGCCGTTCGGGGACGTCGCGGCCACGCACGGGCTCACCGGGCTCGACGGCTGCGACCTCGTGCTGGCGCCGGGCCGCGACGACCCGCTGGCGCTGGTCCCGTCCGCCGCCGTCGCGGCGCTGCGGCGGGCGCACCGGGCCGGGACGACCGTCGCCGGGCTCTGCTCCGGCGCGTTCACGCTGGCCGCCGCCGGCCTGCTCGACGGCCGCCCGGCCACCACGCACTGGCGCGACTTCGACGCCCTGACCCGCGTCGCGCCGCGGGCGGACCTCCGGCGCGACGTGCTCTACACCGACGACGGCGGCGTCCTGACGTCCGCGGGTGTCGTCGGCGGCCTCGACCTGTGCCTGCACCTGGTCCGGCGCGACCACGGCGCGGAGGTCGCCGCCGCCTTGGCGCGCCGCCTGGTGATGCCCCCGGCGCGCGAGGGCGGGCAGCGGCAGTACGTCGACAACCCGCTGCCGCCGGTGGCCGCCCAGCCCGGGATGGCGTCCACAATGGACTGGGCGCTGGCGCGCCTCGGCTCCGGGATCGGCGTCGAGGACCTCGTCGGGCACGCGCGGATGAGCGAGCGGACGTTCCACCGCGAGTTCGCCGCGGCCACCGGCGTGACCCCCGGACGCTGGCTGCGCGTGCAGCGCGTCCGGTACGCGCAGCGGCTGCTGGAGACGACGGAGCTGCCGGTCGAGCGCGTCGCGCAGCGCTCCGGCCTGGGCACGGCGGCGAACCTGCGACGCCGGATGCACGCCGAGGTCGGGGTCGGGCCGGACAGCTACCGTCGCACGTTCCGGTCCGGAGGGGTTACCGTCGGGACATGA
- a CDS encoding enoyl-CoA hydratase-related protein gives MTEYEHILVKRDGDTVTITMNRAARRNSLSGDHLAELLAAFHEAGTSDATGIVLAGAGPVFSAGHDFGDVAARDLMGVRELLTLCTDLMKTMQSVPQVVIARVHGLATAAGCQLVASCDLAVAAESAGFALPGGKGGWFCHTPAVPVARSIGRKRLMELALTGDVIDAPTALDWGLVNRVVPDDRLDDAVAELLGRATRGSRASKTMGKVTLYAQLDRPEADAYAIALEVMAAASQLPGAREGMAAFLEKRKPSWPD, from the coding sequence ATGACCGAGTACGAGCACATCCTGGTCAAGCGGGACGGCGACACCGTCACGATCACCATGAACCGCGCGGCGCGGCGCAACTCGCTGTCCGGGGATCACCTGGCCGAGCTGCTCGCCGCGTTCCACGAGGCGGGGACGTCCGACGCGACCGGCATCGTGCTGGCCGGCGCCGGGCCGGTGTTCTCCGCCGGGCACGACTTCGGCGACGTCGCCGCGCGCGACCTGATGGGTGTGCGCGAGCTGCTGACGCTGTGCACGGACCTGATGAAGACCATGCAGTCGGTGCCGCAGGTCGTCATCGCGCGGGTGCACGGGCTGGCCACCGCGGCGGGGTGCCAGCTCGTGGCGTCGTGCGACCTCGCCGTCGCCGCCGAATCGGCGGGCTTCGCGCTCCCGGGTGGCAAGGGCGGCTGGTTCTGCCACACCCCGGCGGTGCCGGTGGCGCGCTCGATCGGCCGCAAGCGGCTGATGGAGCTGGCGCTGACCGGCGACGTCATCGACGCGCCCACCGCGCTGGACTGGGGCCTGGTCAACCGCGTCGTCCCCGACGACCGGCTCGACGACGCGGTCGCGGAGCTGCTGGGGCGGGCGACCCGCGGCAGCCGGGCCAGCAAGACGATGGGCAAGGTCACGCTGTACGCCCAGCTCGACCGGCCCGAGGCCGACGCCTACGCGATCGCGCTGGAGGTCATGGCCGCCGCATCCCAGCTGCCCGGCGCGCGCGAAGGCATGGCGGCGTTCCTCGAGAAGCGCAAGCCCTCCTGGCCCGACTGA
- a CDS encoding NUDIX domain-containing protein, whose protein sequence is MDPIQRVASREVYRNNWMTVREDDIRRPDGSAGIYGVIDKPAYALVIAQDGDRFRLVEQFRYPLGERRWEFPQGTAPGLADVPPAELAARELREETGLRAGSMVPLGKLDVAAGMSSQRGWVFLATDVTEGEPEREHEEQDMRSAWFARADLEKMILAGEITDAQSIAAWAQLMLVERHRP, encoded by the coding sequence GTGGACCCCATTCAGCGTGTCGCGTCCCGCGAGGTGTACCGGAACAACTGGATGACCGTGCGGGAGGACGACATCCGCCGCCCCGACGGCTCGGCGGGCATCTACGGTGTGATCGACAAGCCGGCCTACGCGCTCGTCATCGCCCAGGACGGTGACCGGTTCCGGCTGGTCGAGCAGTTCCGCTACCCGCTCGGCGAGCGCCGCTGGGAGTTCCCGCAGGGCACCGCGCCCGGGCTGGCCGACGTGCCGCCCGCCGAGCTCGCCGCGCGCGAACTGCGCGAGGAGACGGGCCTGCGCGCCGGCTCGATGGTGCCGCTCGGCAAGCTCGACGTCGCCGCGGGCATGAGCAGCCAGCGCGGCTGGGTGTTCCTCGCCACGGACGTCACCGAGGGCGAGCCCGAACGCGAGCACGAGGAGCAGGACATGCGCAGCGCGTGGTTCGCGCGCGCGGACCTCGAGAAGATGATCCTGGCCGGCGAGATCACCGACGCGCAGTCGATCGCCGCGTGGGCGCAGCTCATGCTGGTCGAGCGGCACCGGCCTTGA
- the nucS gene encoding endonuclease NucS, translating to MRLVIARCQVDYAGRLTAHLPMATRLLLVKSDGSVSVHSDDRAYKPLNWMSPPCWLIEDGQLWIVENKQGEKLVISIDEVFHDHGHALGAEPGLQKDGVEAHLQELLAEHIKTLGDGYTLVRREFPTAIGPVDIMARDADGKSVAVEIKRRGEIDGVEQLTRYLELLNRDPLLAPVQGVFAAQIIKPQARTLAEDRGIRCLTLDYDELRGIESDEFRLF from the coding sequence GTGCGTCTCGTGATCGCGCGGTGCCAGGTCGACTACGCCGGCCGGCTCACCGCCCACCTGCCGATGGCCACCCGCCTGCTGCTCGTGAAGTCCGACGGCTCGGTGTCGGTCCACTCCGACGACCGCGCGTACAAGCCGTTGAACTGGATGAGCCCACCCTGCTGGCTGATCGAGGACGGCCAGCTCTGGATCGTCGAGAACAAGCAGGGCGAGAAGCTGGTGATCTCGATCGACGAGGTCTTCCACGACCACGGCCACGCACTGGGCGCGGAACCGGGCCTGCAGAAGGACGGCGTCGAGGCGCACCTGCAGGAGCTGCTGGCCGAGCACATCAAGACCCTCGGCGACGGCTACACGCTGGTCCGCCGCGAGTTCCCGACGGCGATCGGCCCGGTCGACATCATGGCCCGCGACGCCGACGGCAAGTCGGTGGCGGTGGAGATCAAGCGCCGCGGCGAGATCGACGGCGTCGAGCAGCTGACCCGGTACCTGGAGCTGCTCAACCGCGACCCGCTGCTGGCGCCGGTCCAGGGCGTGTTCGCGGCGCAGATCATCAAGCCGCAGGCGCGGACCCTGGCGGAGGACCGCGGGATCCGCTGCCTGACCCTGGACTACGACGAGCTGCGCGGCATCGAGTCCGACGAGTTCCGGCTGTTCTGA
- a CDS encoding DUF1653 domain-containing protein, whose protein sequence is MEPGRYVHYKGGEYEVLGVARHSETEEELVVYRALYGSRGLWVRPAAMFGETVETPGGPVPRFRRVAD, encoded by the coding sequence GTGGAGCCGGGTCGGTACGTCCACTACAAGGGCGGCGAGTACGAGGTGCTCGGCGTGGCCCGGCACAGCGAGACCGAAGAGGAGCTGGTCGTGTACCGGGCGCTGTACGGCTCGCGCGGGTTGTGGGTGCGGCCGGCAGCGATGTTCGGTGAGACCGTCGAGACGCCGGGTGGTCCGGTGCCGCGGTTCCGCCGGGTCGCCGACTGA
- a CDS encoding ribosomal protein L7/L12 gives MSPWAVVVLLVAIPVGAVGWKIMHSATSAHEDLADGVLATFGGLRLTGTAVIEGTGDRALRHSLAGLSARVEIRSARTGRVTVPRVLVLGILALAVKKEQYDTEANLVIEGPGTRLERAMSLRKHPDGADVAREFAALLNDLSSHPVPDHGPWSGQERFDVALLDPGARQVEVVRAVRHLVRGIGLIDAKELVTGTPSILLEQVPGPEAEAARQRLEDAGATVELL, from the coding sequence ATGTCACCGTGGGCCGTTGTCGTGCTCCTCGTGGCGATCCCCGTGGGCGCGGTGGGCTGGAAGATCATGCACTCCGCGACATCGGCGCACGAAGACCTGGCCGATGGCGTCCTCGCGACCTTCGGAGGTCTGCGGCTGACCGGAACGGCCGTCATCGAAGGCACCGGCGACCGGGCCCTGCGCCACTCTTTGGCCGGGCTGTCCGCGCGCGTCGAGATCCGGAGCGCCCGGACCGGCCGCGTGACCGTCCCCAGGGTGCTGGTGCTCGGCATCCTCGCGCTGGCGGTCAAGAAGGAGCAGTACGACACCGAGGCGAACCTCGTCATCGAGGGCCCGGGGACGAGGCTCGAACGAGCGATGAGCCTCCGCAAGCACCCGGACGGCGCGGACGTGGCCCGGGAGTTCGCCGCGCTGCTGAACGACCTCAGCTCGCACCCCGTCCCGGATCACGGCCCGTGGAGCGGGCAAGAGCGGTTCGACGTCGCCCTGCTCGATCCCGGTGCCCGCCAGGTCGAAGTCGTGCGAGCGGTGCGGCACCTCGTGCGGGGAATCGGCCTCATCGACGCCAAGGAACTGGTGACCGGAACGCCGTCGATCCTGCTGGAACAGGTGCCTGGGCCGGAGGCCGAAGCCGCCCGGCAACGACTCGAAGACGCGGGGGCGACCGTCGAACTGCTGTGA